TATCTtcctttaaaataatatttatattttttttttatccatttgaacattattttttaaaaattgtatttgtttctcaagaaattaaaagaaaaaatagtaaacttctttttttattcatttaaacaaaaattgaaaaatattcaatgctattcttttttatttttttattttctggcattcatctcaaaaaaaaattctttcaCCTGAAGATAATAAAAGGAGAGGAATgtattaagttttcttttaaaaaaaataatttttagaaataaaagataatgagtaaattccttctttttaataaaaaataaaaataataatttaacctctttattttttggtgctaaaataaaatttgataaaaaatagaaaaaagaccaaagaaaaaaaaaaagagaaaagaagagttagaaaaaaatcataagTAACAATGAGTAAAAAGAGTCGGGTCATTTTATGTGTAAATtgattcaaattattattttaatttataagatttataaaaaatattataatatatataaattagcatatatttaaatatttaattgaataaaaataattttaatactaaaatagaaaataaaaaaattaagacactaaaattatatctatctcattattaaaataaaagtttgagacctattttatcaaaatagtTTAGActcatttattttactatttgatAAGAGTTCAGGTGCCAAATTGACCCTTTGTCCCTCCAAAGACGCCTACCTTACAAATCCCAACCCCTGGGAAGGCTGCCAGAAAGAGCTCACGTTTCAGGAAAGGTGTCACAAATTGTAGTATTgttaatgttaattattttaaataaaagaccACCTAACTTTTAAGGACTAAAAGATCTAACGAATGAATGAGACGGTGATATGCATTTTTCTTTAGTCACTCAAACTAATAATGCAATTAAAGTTTTTTATACCTATATATATTGAAGCAAAGTTGGTATCTCTAATACATTTAACATAAATATGTTCATAACTATTACTATTGTTAAATTAATACGATggttaactaataataataattgaacctaataaagatatgaaagtaaaaaaatcattcactaaataaatcaataaataacaaggttcgcacaaagtaaaaaaagttaaactaaatacttatgaaaactagcctacataataataaaaaataaaagttcatTTGAAATCCAAAAATTCTTCAAGAtatgaagatgattggtcctcactctccatttcttgaaaagctccttaaatcttaaaaaaacaatgaaaattaaaaattaaatgtttataGAAGAACtctagagaaaataaagatagacATATACAAAGAGTAGATaggaaaaaattattcttttctttttagaactAGGTCTGCAGAGATACATAAAGAACAATCCTCCTCTAAGTAAGTCTCCCTAAAGATATGTATATccaatataagtctatctaatataTAAGACTATATGTATCCTTATCTCTACTAAATACTATCTcataataactcttaatataaattctaataataatgtaaaatgactaaaataccCCCATTAGGCTTTGTAATTAAGGTAGGTCCACGTATCTTAATCTTGGACTTTGatacaaatatatcaaattaagcttcttttaaagtatttagctccatgttttttttcttttgctaatattaaatgaaaatagagaattaaatttaagtgacataaaaatacatattttcaccattttatatataaaaatatatcattaaagctctaaaatatcacaaatatctaaatataatttgaacCTATCAATAATAACATATGAGATGAagtttaaaattcttttaatagttagtttatatatatttactaaattgATTTACCCCAAGAATCTCAAAACAAATCTTCatttgttgattttataataaagcTATAACTAATTAATCTATCACAAgaatcacaaaaataatattatctctGTTTGTTGATTTGATAgtaaagaataattaataatggataaaatatatatagttattacAGTTAAGCGTTAGCTCAAATGGCAAGAGCGATTACGTTTTAAAAATAGAGGTTTTGAGTTCAATCTCTATACCTCCACCTTTACAGTGAATGTAAAGAAATGactattctttattatataactCACGACCCATTAAAccttctataaataaaaaattatataactattgatgccaattattataaaagtaaaaaaaaatattaccaCTTAGATTTTTTTCCTCGATTACACAAATTAGCCTCttatattatgaatattaatatattttatccaTTTAAAAAGCATTAGCTATTGCACCAAAACTCAAAGGTCTGATCGGTATAAGTAGTGGTGGTGGCTagttaaatgtgatgattattaattagaattttattttactagcTAAAATTAAGTAACTTTTCTTAACTTAATTGTAAACAGAAGAAGCAAATGGAAAAAGTAGATTAGAGTTTCGTGTAAAATACATTAAGCTTTAGGGGGCAAATCTTAATCATTGATGGGAACACAAAtttcaaaagtaaaatcaTTTAGCAGAAGTGGAATAGGAGGCGACCATGCAATGGATAATTCGAAAAagtttttatcatttattttatttttaaaataaataaaataaactgtAGGCTACATAATATTATGGCTATCTTCTGCTTTTACCATGAAAGTAATAagtttcatataaatattgacTAATGGTGGAAGAGAAATCTCTAACTCAGAATCTGCTTAATTTTTTTgctaaaatatcattttatccCTTTAGCTTGGAATCAAAGACAATTGGCttagattttaattcttttactaatttattcaataatttaataaaaatagtgaatTTAACTCAATCAAAAAACTTTCTCAATactaaaagtttaatttagtatttgaaCTTCAAGtttaaatgttaaattatataaaagtagagtaatttaattaaaaatattttaaattatttttatttaataatataatagattacattagaattaaataattttacattaactaaaatttttttctaaaatttgatatttagtaTGAAGTTCAAGAACCAAATTTAACTTTGTATATTGATTAAGTAATTTGATTAGAGTGAATTAACTACTTTTGCTAAGTTGCTAAATTGGTTACAGAATTAAAATATGAGCTAATTGCACATTGGCTCCAAGTTTAAGAGCAAATTGGCACTttaatctaaattattttaataaaaattagcaatcaaatcaatttcttgttaaatttatattcttaaaattagaaaagagagATGgaataataaaggaaaaaccatttcattttataaaaaatacggtgtaaattttttttttttactgagtgaaaatataaaaaatacgggttttaaattttatcttttttttaaaatatggttttgattgtttttagttttctttagttgttttttttggtaaaatagctaaaagaaataatgaaaaaacaaccacaccatatttttaaaaattttcttttgaaattataCAACAAAagtggttttctttttttttggttgattttAGAGTATTTCAGAAAAGAAATGGTATTGATGGAACTCTTAATCGCCCATATATTTTGAAGCTTATGGATCAAATCTTCGTTTTTTGGTTGACAACTGAGTTCTCTCAATTATTAGCTTTTGGTTAGAACCCTATATCTCGCATGCATTCTGCTCGACTTGCAATATGTAGGCTTGGAGCTAAGCCCGACGTTTAGAACATTTGAAACTTGCATTGTTGGGTCTAAGCTTTCCAGGTAACGCTTGCTTTGGCCCAACTTCTATCTTAGCCTATCATTTCATGATTTAAGTTGGCATTTTCCTTCTGACAACATCCAATGATTAGGATGCTTTATTAGCTGTCTTTATGATcttgtttttatatattaatcaacAAACACatatgttaatttaataatgcAAGAAGTATGTCATCAAAGTCTATCCATCCAGCAACTTACAAATTCAACTTCTTCTACTGTTGTCTAATTAGTTCCTTCCTCTTCTTGAATTGCTCTGATTGGATAAAGAGTCAGTTTAGCAATGTCATGCGAACATGATCTCCACGCTTATTGTATTTGTAGGATTCAGCTGATACATAGAGACAGAAATCTTGCCTAACAGACAAACATTTGTCTCTTCCCACTCCCACATAAACAATCTGCTTCACTGACTGGTCCACTTTTAAACCCAGATGACTAATGAGTAAAAAATCTACCCAATTATTTGTACAAATGAGATAAAATGACCTGTATAACCTCTACATTGCATTTTCCTTTTGGAATATTTCCAGTATCAGTTCTTAATTACATTCTgctaccaaaaaaaaaaaaaaggcagcCACACACTGGCTTCtgttttcttcatttctcttCTCTGATCACTGCATTATCACCATGTAACCCTCCATAGCTCCAGGACTGTACAGTTACGCATCATCTAGTGGTGGATAATCTGCTGCACTATCACCAATGTATGACGCGATTGTTTTCCATTAGGATTCTTGAGTTCCTATTTCCCTTTGTCCTACTTTAGGTAATGAACAGATATCTTTCTGTTGAAAAAATAGAGACTAAATTTATCTGTTTAATTGTCACAAACGGTTCTCTAGGAGATCAGGTAGGGTTATCTTTCCCAAGTTGTTGGGATCAAGCTTGCTGAATTGATTGCATATCTGCAATATATCTTTCTCTCCAATCTTCCCCATCTCTTTGAGCTTGTAGATTACATATTCTGATTTGCTGTATAAAAGAatacaacaaaaatatatgaattgtAGTTCAATGTATCTAAACACCAGGAGAATCTCAATAAAGCCTAAAACGTAAAATTTTTGTTGCCAATTAGGATATTGGTGAACagcaaaattttataattactaCAAAAGCATAGCAGCATATATAAGATGAGTTGGATATGAAATCAAAAAACATCTATTGGTGTTTTGACCTGTATGTATGTTCCATATATAGGATGGCTTGTGAAGAATCCTAATTTTCAAGCTAGCAAGTAATGCATCAGATTAAATGATTAACAGAAACTTAAAGCACAACTACTGAAGTTACATACATTTTCAAATACTAACGGATTCATAGACATCAGAAACATCTCCAGCCTTCCTAATTCAGCATGATTACATGGTGGCATTGCAAGTCACTATTGTCTCCTGGAATTTATGTAGCATTACATAAATGCAATTAGATGGGTTCTTATTCCATACCATTACTCTTCAAGCTGCAAACGATTCTAACAATTGCAGCAAGCATAAGGTCATTAAGATCCTTGCTGCTAAGAAATCATGCGTATAAACTTTGGGGCCATGTATTTCAAGGTATTCAAGTTTAGTAGAAGCTCAATTTTTCATCATTGAACCCAATTAACTGCTAAACCTACCAAGTTCTAAGAGGGAAAGAAGCCAGATACAGAATTGACAAGTGGAGTTTAATGTTGAACTTGATGAGCTATTTCTATGTATATATTCAAGTTGTTTCAGAAAACAGCATACTCACCAAAATGAAGTAACAAAGAACATCACATGACAAGTCCAACAATTTTTCAccaaaaatactaaaaaattaaccaattttaGAACAATGCTAGAGATCAAGACAGAACCACACCTGATGAAACCATTATTGTTGATATCCGCAGCAATTAAGTCCTCCACAGTAATATCCCTATGCAACACCCACTTTGTAATTCTCCTATGCCTCTTATCAATCCTAGCCTCAGCCAAATAAAGAAACGCCCTTGCAACGGCTAAGGAAGAAACCAACAGCCAAATAGCAGCAAACAGCCTCCCAGGCAGGGTCTTAAACACCCTATCACCATACCCAACAGTAGTAACTGACATAACCGCCAAATAAATGGAATCAATGCAATCCAAGTCCTCCAAATAATAAAGAACCAAAGTACCAATTCCAATGCACAAAACCACAACTCCAAGTGCCAAACCAACCTTTAATCTAATCCTCATCCTTCCCTTTTCAACATCGACAATATAATTCCTAGCTGAAAATCCTTCATGGGCTGTTCTATTATTACCCATTTGAATCCCAGCTAATATCATGCTTTCTTGCAAATCAAGAACATAATTAACGACCCCACTAagtaatatatcaataaatccAAAACCTACCAATACAAATACACAGGCAAAGACTTTGGTTGCTGGTGTTAAAGGAGCTATATCACCATAACCAATAGTACACATAGTTactatacaaaaataaagagcaTCAACAACTGGGTGGGTTTCTATACCGGAAAAGTTATCTCTATTAAAAGAGTAAATAACCACCCCAAGAAGTAGATacaaaaataacaagaaaatggCTTGCCTGATAATAGAACTGGATTCAGATTGTGGTTTAGGATCCTGAGGTGGTAATGGCTTTAAATCACGCATGACGACCATGGCAGGTGCTGTTTTTGACCTATGAAGAGAACCCGGTTTCTTTCTTTGGGTACTCGGAGCTCCGAGTATAGCAGTAGAAACGGGTTGCTCTTGGATTTCGGAGAAGAGGATTGGAGAGGAGAGAGACGGAGAGAGAGTGAAGGAGAGATCATGGCGTTCAAGAATTGATTGGAGTTGGGGTTGGGATTGGGGTCTTGTTTGGCTGGCGAGAAAAGgttcattttccattttcaaaaaatgatTAATGGAGTTTTAGACAGCGAGTGGCCGagagtttttctttaaatttattttaatctttttggaattttgttaattttgatGTAATGAGTAAGGTAATGATCGGAGAAAAGGAAGAGCTGTCTAATGGTATGGTGGTAGTGGGGCCCACAAATAACTGAATAAGGGCCGTTTAACTTGAGAAGTTGTCATCTTCCTCCTCGCCTGGAAGGACTGCGGTGGCCGTTGACGGCTGTGATGTTTTTGCATCAGCCGTCAGGTTAGTTTTTGAATTGGGAGAGAACGTTCAACAAGCTGGCTCCAATCTACTGGGAGGAAGAGAGGACTATGTTTGTGTTAAGGTTCgcaattatttgattttttttttttattggatattgGTTCTTCAAGGTCCGGCATTATATTATCTCAAGAGAGGACTTACGTATATCATATGTTTATGGaattttattaacaataaataaaaaattaaaataattttagtaaaaacatattgattaagaattttaataaaagaaacacaTAATGTAATGAAAATCTTTTAATCTATAAATAACTATCTCACACAAAAgttgaatattaattagtgtgaatccaacaatttatttatatgaaataagTAAGGCGGAgcattcatttttattttttcaaatctaGCTGAAagattattctaaaatatattaaaattaaaataactaaaaaatctTAGCAccaaattttactaaatcaagaatattttattattattgatgatttgacattttattataatttcatatctaccaaaagagaaaattaaaatcaaaatcgAGCAGTAATCCTGAAAGATTTGAGATAATTAAACAGTCTCTTCAGTTAATCGGTTactcaaataatatttaaataagtatTAAAGTATGTGACTTACACATgctaaatattattaatgttatGGTAATAATGAAGAAGCTGAAGCACACTAAGATACAATTATTTtcatactatatatatatatataaaaagctCATCATTATGTAAGATATGATTTTACATACGTCTAACTACAACTAGTATTTTTTCTCTATGAGTTTAAATTACTTTACCATTACTGACTTAATTGTCGGAGGCTTCTCTATACACCAAGTCCAAATCCTTTAAGACTACTTTTCTgtctttataaaaaattcaacaatTTGAGAATTTATCTCTTTGGCATCGTTATTTTTAGACATCATCAattatgatataatattaatctttTAGTAATAACTGAATTAGAATCATACCAATATCGAATACCGAAATGTATATAAGTACTAAAAATTAGCATTAAATAACTGaattattttgaattgaaaaaGAATCGATTTAACACGTCCGatgttatttatatttgatataacTATAAATCATTCTATTTTAAGATGAGTATAATATAGTATGATGCTAAATTTTTTTGGTAAATAACCGTCCTAGACCGATACTCGCTCAAACCCTAGAGATAAGTGGAGTTTCTTTCTGAAATGTGCTGCAGCAGTGCAACAACCTAAGACGAAtgtatcttcttcttcttcttttttcacaGCTGCAAGAAGCGGGGACAGTAATTTGAGAGGAAAGAGATTAGAGTGGAAAGGGGTACGGAGAAAAGCGCCCGTAGGGCAGAAATTGAGATATGTTAGCATgtgaaaagaggaaaaaagaactCACGCTCATGGGAAACGCGTGAAGTcagtctctctctctcaccaATATCTTCCCTTTCACGAGTTGCCtactatattaaattaaatgaaaggAGCGATCCATCCAACTGCCCTATTTTATCTCCCACTTTCTTctattatatattcatttgcaACCTCTACACGTAGATAATACATTGCTTATCAATTCCAGAATTTCTTAAACCACTAACTTAATTTAATCTGTTAATCGTCTTTAAATAGGTAAGGAGAAAACATTGTTGACCACAAAAATAGtaacaaaaactaaactaatGTATGAAGGCATCTGTGCCTTGACTTGGCTACAAGTAAAAGGAGACTATAATTATTACTACTATTAATtcgttttgttttttttttgctctTTTATACTTGTGATTGCTTTCTTTCTAATGGTGGCATCTTGGGAAGGAATATACGCTATTGCCTTAAATGAGGACAGCGACTATCATTGGGGTGTTGAAAGATCTCCTACTGcacaacttttcttttataaaacatGAAATGCCTTctgcatcatcatcatcatcatcttctcaTTGAAAATCTTGACCATGAAAAGGGTCATTGCTTATTATAAATCCATCAAGTGGATAATTAATTGATGGGTCCAcatttcttttcatatatgAAGCAGCCTTCACCTGCAATGTTTCATGTTAAAAATACTAACTTATTAGTGACCCTTGTACCGCATTCACCTCTAAGATTTGATTTGCAATTATTAAACTATTCGTATCCATGTTTCAAAaatcttaatcttttttaACAATCGAAACTGTCAGAGATTTTTTAcctcaataaaaaataatataaaccatttttttttctccgaCATCCACGCATTGCTCCTTCTTCCTTGAATCTGTTTTTGATCCTTGCAACAAGAACGCCCCCTCCGCCATCTCCACCTCCACCTCAACCTAAAAATTCGTGTTTGATTTTTGTCCTTGTTTTAAGTGCTACGTTTTGTCTTTATTGTTTTGGGTTTCAGGGCTGTTTGATCTCGGACTTTGTCCTTTCGAATCAATTCTTGTCGCGGGTGGGTTAGCGGTGGTGTTCGTAATCGTAATGCGGTGATAGTGGTGATTCCATTTCCATCAACAAAATAGCGAGGTGTTAATGGTGATATTGcagagattaaaaagaaaattcattaatttgatttctATCAGCTTTATTAATACGAGTTTCATCGAGTTTATGCTTTTCcattaataaaatgtttattaAGGTAAAAAATGATCATCAAAATctggttaattttttattaaatctgtATACTACAAGTTTtgaatttgtttaattattgattagaTTCTTGAAAAAAACTTTAAACCTGAATAGTCGGACAGGGCTTAGAGGTAAGTGGAAATGTTGGAGAGGGAAGAAAGCTGAAAGAGGTCCACAACATGAACAGTTGTACCGGTACGTAACCTCCAACAGACACCAAACATGAGAATGGCCGTCCCTTCCTTTCCTTAGAAGACAACCAAACCGGTGATACTGACAAGTTTTAATTGGCATCTACCTGATAGAGAACTATATAAATGCTTTAGA
The Ricinus communis isolate WT05 ecotype wild-type chromosome 1, ASM1957865v1, whole genome shotgun sequence DNA segment above includes these coding regions:
- the LOC8265882 gene encoding two-pore potassium channel 5; the encoded protein is MENEPFLASQTRPQSQPQLQSILERHDLSFTLSPSLSSPILFSEIQEQPVSTAILGAPSTQRKKPGSLHRSKTAPAMVVMRDLKPLPPQDPKPQSESSSIIRQAIFLLFLYLLLGVVIYSFNRDNFSGIETHPVVDALYFCIVTMCTIGYGDIAPLTPATKVFACVFVLVGFGFIDILLSGVVNYVLDLQESMILAGIQMGNNRTAHEGFSARNYIVDVEKGRMRIRLKVGLALGVVVLCIGIGTLVLYYLEDLDCIDSIYLAVMSVTTVGYGDRVFKTLPGRLFAAIWLLVSSLAVARAFLYLAEARIDKRHRRITKWVLHRDITVEDLIAADINNNGFISKSEYVIYKLKEMGKIGEKDILQICNQFSKLDPNNLGKITLPDLLENRL